A window from Ignavibacteriota bacterium encodes these proteins:
- a CDS encoding TonB-dependent receptor — protein sequence MKNNFNRSIFSFILSLGVSLQAFAFGQLSGKIVDAQSGEVLIGANILIKNTNIGASTDLDGRYKIKNLSPGYYTIVYSFISYSTVTKSNILIKDNETTIVDIALSQEALVINEVVVTEKADLSFEGALLNKQKNSSVISDGLSAELISKSPDASTADALKRVSGITLMDNKFVYVRGTSERYSNAMLNDAQLPATEVDKKSFAFDLIPSGIIENTIVIKTFTPDQPGEFGGGLVKVNTIEFPNNRSISINYSLGYTKGVTNQDFLTYHGGAYDWLGFDDGIRTLPNNFPKDFSQLDLFNSEQRQDYYEAVNSLNHYWNINKVKSPLNQSFGISYSDIFPLFGEEIGLVSSLLYKSKFDNKKIRTIVWGGPGGENEIPDLDFEGYKSDWNVFGGAILNLSYKLGNHHKVSFKNSYSVNSDKETTQIGGYYYYHSQYEQRNELEFVSRELLSTQLVGEDFFPELLDLKLKWQGSYSQTKRDEPDSRKYVYAKDEINDPWRLKLTVSPSDYGARIFTNLNEYLRSLNFDFELPVNTTKIKFGTIYNTSNRFYNARHLSVVIPRGYLSGSLSQLYYLEPDSAFDINNFEYYSDIRYEEYFEGTHNYSSILENIGIYLMFEIPFNLWDQNFIFISGLRFEKYQLTLNTKTGFGINQTPMKINGDNSDKVFPSYNLIYKINENINLRFAYSQTINRPQLREVTPFGYFDFETMAIVRGNPDLKTANLDNYDIRFEYFPGINEYLSVSPFYKTIKNPIEQAVVPTSGNYEETFKNAAEAEVWGFEFESRYSLRVITDYLSYFFLNTNYSFIKTKVDDLLNKSRKSRPLQGQSPYVINVRLEYENPIWQSNISILYNRFGKRIIQAGIGEILEGDIYEDPKNIIDFIYKQTIISNLELKLSISNILDEDETYSQYNELQKLKEKHTSYSLGISYKL from the coding sequence ATGAAAAATAATTTCAACAGATCAATATTTAGTTTCATTTTAAGTCTAGGTGTTTCATTACAAGCTTTTGCATTTGGACAACTTTCAGGAAAAATTGTTGATGCACAGAGTGGTGAAGTATTAATTGGTGCAAATATTTTAATTAAAAATACAAATATTGGTGCATCAACTGATCTTGATGGTCGTTATAAAATTAAAAACTTATCACCGGGTTATTATACAATAGTATACTCATTCATTTCATATTCTACAGTTACCAAATCAAATATTTTAATTAAAGATAATGAAACAACCATAGTTGATATTGCACTTTCACAAGAAGCATTAGTAATAAATGAAGTTGTAGTAACAGAAAAGGCTGATTTAAGTTTTGAAGGTGCTCTACTTAACAAGCAAAAAAATTCATCTGTAATTAGTGATGGGTTAAGTGCAGAATTAATAAGCAAATCACCAGATGCAAGTACTGCAGATGCACTTAAACGAGTATCTGGAATAACATTAATGGATAATAAGTTTGTTTATGTACGCGGAACAAGTGAAAGATATAGTAATGCAATGTTAAATGATGCACAATTGCCAGCAACCGAGGTTGATAAAAAATCATTTGCATTTGATCTAATTCCAAGTGGAATAATAGAAAACACAATCGTTATTAAAACATTTACGCCAGATCAGCCAGGTGAATTTGGTGGTGGACTTGTAAAAGTTAACACAATAGAATTTCCAAATAATAGATCAATCTCTATTAATTACTCGTTAGGTTATACTAAAGGAGTAACTAATCAAGATTTTCTTACTTATCATGGCGGCGCATATGATTGGTTAGGATTTGATGATGGAATAAGAACGTTACCAAATAATTTCCCAAAAGATTTTTCGCAGTTGGATTTATTTAATTCTGAGCAGCGTCAAGATTATTACGAAGCTGTAAATAGTTTAAATCACTATTGGAATATTAACAAAGTTAAATCACCATTAAATCAAAGTTTTGGAATTAGTTATTCGGATATATTTCCATTGTTTGGCGAAGAAATTGGTTTGGTATCTTCTTTATTATATAAATCAAAATTTGATAATAAAAAAATACGTACAATTGTTTGGGGAGGCCCAGGAGGTGAAAACGAAATTCCGGATTTAGATTTTGAAGGTTACAAATCTGATTGGAATGTTTTTGGTGGTGCCATTTTGAACTTAAGTTATAAATTAGGAAATCATCATAAAGTTAGTTTCAAGAATTCCTATTCTGTGAATTCAGACAAGGAAACAACACAGATAGGAGGTTATTATTATTACCATTCACAGTACGAACAAAGAAATGAATTAGAATTTGTTTCAAGAGAACTCTTATCTACTCAATTAGTTGGAGAAGATTTCTTTCCTGAACTTTTAGATTTAAAATTAAAATGGCAAGGATCTTATTCTCAAACAAAAAGAGATGAACCAGATAGTAGAAAATACGTTTATGCAAAAGATGAAATTAATGACCCTTGGAGACTCAAATTAACAGTATCTCCAAGTGATTACGGTGCAAGAATATTTACAAATCTGAATGAATACTTGAGAAGTCTGAATTTTGACTTTGAACTTCCAGTTAATACAACAAAAATTAAATTTGGTACAATATATAATACTTCAAATCGATTTTACAATGCAAGGCATCTTTCAGTAGTTATTCCCAGAGGCTATTTAAGCGGGAGTTTAAGTCAACTTTACTATCTTGAACCTGATTCGGCTTTTGATATCAATAATTTTGAATATTATAGTGATATTCGATACGAGGAGTATTTTGAGGGCACTCATAATTATAGTTCAATATTAGAAAACATCGGTATCTATTTGATGTTCGAAATTCCATTCAATTTATGGGATCAAAATTTCATATTTATTAGCGGATTACGATTTGAAAAATATCAACTAACATTAAATACAAAAACTGGATTTGGAATAAACCAAACTCCAATGAAAATTAATGGCGATAATTCAGACAAAGTATTTCCTTCTTATAACTTAATATATAAAATAAATGAAAATATTAATTTAAGGTTTGCATATAGCCAAACAATTAACAGACCTCAGTTAAGAGAAGTAACACCATTTGGTTATTTTGATTTTGAAACAATGGCAATTGTCAGAGGTAATCCCGATCTAAAAACTGCAAATCTAGATAATTATGACATACGTTTTGAATATTTCCCAGGCATAAATGAGTATTTATCCGTAAGTCCATTTTACAAAACCATTAAAAATCCAATTGAACAGGCAGTTGTTCCAACTTCCGGAAATTATGAGGAAACGTTTAAAAATGCAGCTGAAGCAGAAGTTTGGGGTTTCGAATTTGAAAGTAGATATAGTCTAAGGGTTATAACTGACTATTTATCATATTTTTTTCTTAACACTAATTATAGCTTTATTAAAACAAAAGTGGATGATTTATTAAATAAGTCAAGAAAATCACGTCCATTGCAAGGTCAATCACCTTACGTAATAAATGTTAGATTAGAATATGAAAATCCAATCTGGCAAAGCAACATCAGCATCCTCTATAATAGATTTGGTAAAAGAATTATTCAGGCTGGAATCGGTGAAATTCTTGAAGGTGATATTTACGAAGATCCCAAAAATATTATTGATTTTATCTATAAACAGACAATTATATCAAATCTTGAACTCAAATTATCAATTAGCAATATCCTTGATGAAGATGAAACATATTCTCAATACAACGAACTGCAAAAGTTAAAAGAGAAACATACCTCATACTCACTTGGAATTTCATATAAACTATAA
- a CDS encoding T9SS type A sorting domain-containing protein, whose amino-acid sequence MMRILLAAFIIYTIFIGTTQASNFEFKNPKKNLKVIENLNSIIVNDTIVLNNQEKTAIYAFMFKIVTNNNLTDKKIIDLIEIKEGNQFNRDWNLFSNIKSGLDNKDTLIVIGLGNTTKLNMMKYDDFLELNYKLNIPNFSEEINSSIEIIYSEFSDENGNLLINNQIDKSLKTIHMIINKSELENVNNIELHQNYPNPFNPKTIIEFSIPSFHESSKNFSELFVYNLLGQKIYNYEIQNLEPGNYKVEFDGSRLSSGIYFYELKSNLYSKKRKMLLIK is encoded by the coding sequence ATGATGAGAATATTATTAGCAGCTTTTATAATTTATACTATTTTTATTGGAACAACACAAGCCTCAAATTTTGAATTTAAAAACCCAAAAAAAAATCTTAAAGTAATTGAAAATTTGAATTCAATAATCGTTAACGATACAATAGTTTTAAATAACCAAGAAAAAACTGCTATATATGCTTTTATGTTTAAAATAGTAACAAACAATAATTTAACTGATAAAAAAATTATAGATTTGATTGAGATTAAGGAAGGTAATCAATTCAATAGAGATTGGAATTTATTTTCTAATATAAAGTCTGGGTTAGATAATAAAGATACACTTATTGTAATTGGATTAGGTAATACAACAAAATTGAATATGATGAAATATGATGATTTTCTTGAATTGAATTATAAATTGAACATCCCAAATTTTTCAGAAGAAATAAATTCTTCAATTGAAATAATCTATTCTGAATTTAGTGATGAAAATGGGAATTTATTAATAAACAATCAAATAGATAAAAGTTTAAAGACAATTCATATGATAATTAATAAATCAGAATTGGAAAATGTTAATAATATTGAATTACACCAAAACTATCCAAATCCTTTTAACCCCAAGACAATAATTGAATTTTCAATTCCTTCTTTTCATGAATCAAGTAAGAACTTTTCTGAATTATTTGTTTACAATTTACTAGGTCAGAAAATCTATAATTATGAAATACAAAATTTAGAGCCAGGAAATTACAAAGTTGAATTTGATGGAAGTCGGTTATCAAGTGGAATTTACTTTTATGAACTTAAGTCAAATTTGTATTCAAAAAAAAGAAAAATGTTATTAATTAAATAA
- a CDS encoding glycosyl hydrolase, with protein MQNKIYKLLFSFFLITHFVYSSEFTTVNESNNSNHYELNSGWVCKNIKTVDVAGEQLSKTSFVLTNWLPATVPGTVLTTLLNNNLIPDPFYGMNNKKIPDIFDIGRDYYTYWFVKEFEEKTPVGMEQVWLNLRGVNYSCDIFLNGNKLNIKTHYGMFLRQTYNITSLLSKNGKNRLAVIVYPPDPVGNPNGGQGGDGTIARNITNQYVAGWDWIQPIRDRNTGIWDKVTIKKTKGIILKDPQVITIVPGVRNPEKLQNPAIIKSSVTVENPTSVSIRGCIKFIIENNEVNKRVILKPGSITEIKLDDLIFENPKTWWPNGYGEHPLYIVKFQFVDSVNNLLDEIFITTGIREIKTQWNNDTKSREVLVNGQKIFIKGGNWISSDAMLRLSQDRYDAEVRFHRDMNLNLIRIWGGSLTERPEFYNSCDKYGILVFQDFWMSGDCNGKWLDPMKKEDQWVRRQYPNDHNLFLRSVDDQVKMIRNHPSLAFYCGGNEIPPPKDILDVMVDSILPAIDSTRYFFDYSNAESMSHNFIGGNGDGTYHIQPLSYFWEKKSFSFNSEIGSVGVGDFESLERFIPKKDLILPSMSRSSSDSVWNYHKPSWYGKFMDAYGKPKDLKDFANKAQLLNYDQYRCLMEGYTSHMWDWYTGLIIWKTQNPWTALRGQMYDYYLDPNAGLYGLNHANKNLHVMYNPVDGMLNVANHTFITQHDIMIQAKVYDIVGNDSLVFQWFVEIAPSTSQKIESIKKVLDNLLKNKGGFLSLRLFNSSKKILDENLYWLPDSTGNYSGLQEIEISNVGFKANEISNGRIELVISNPKYEPVAFFNRISIVNKSTRKRILPVFYSDNYISVLPGEEKTIFIDYNKNLDINDLEVSVFGWNVKEQFFEIN; from the coding sequence ATGCAAAATAAAATTTATAAATTATTATTTAGTTTCTTCCTTATTACACATTTTGTTTACTCATCAGAATTCACAACCGTTAATGAATCAAATAATAGTAATCATTATGAACTAAATTCAGGATGGGTTTGTAAGAATATTAAAACCGTTGATGTAGCAGGTGAGCAGTTATCAAAAACCTCCTTTGTACTTACAAACTGGCTTCCGGCAACAGTCCCGGGAACAGTATTGACTACTTTATTGAATAATAATTTAATTCCAGACCCGTTTTACGGTATGAATAATAAAAAAATCCCGGATATATTTGATATAGGAAGAGATTATTATACATATTGGTTTGTAAAAGAATTTGAGGAAAAAACTCCGGTTGGGATGGAACAAGTATGGTTAAACTTAAGAGGAGTAAATTATAGTTGTGATATATTTTTAAATGGAAATAAGCTAAATATTAAAACTCACTATGGAATGTTTCTTCGTCAAACATATAATATTACAAGTTTGCTTTCAAAGAATGGGAAAAATCGGTTGGCCGTTATCGTTTATCCGCCTGATCCTGTTGGAAATCCAAACGGCGGACAAGGAGGCGATGGAACAATTGCAAGAAATATAACAAATCAATATGTAGCTGGTTGGGATTGGATTCAGCCCATCCGTGACAGAAATACCGGTATTTGGGATAAAGTTACAATTAAAAAAACTAAAGGAATTATATTAAAAGACCCGCAAGTAATAACCATTGTTCCAGGAGTACGAAATCCTGAAAAATTACAAAACCCGGCAATAATTAAAAGCAGCGTTACTGTCGAAAATCCAACCAGTGTTTCGATAAGAGGTTGCATAAAATTTATAATTGAAAATAATGAAGTAAATAAGAGAGTAATTCTTAAACCAGGATCAATTACAGAAATTAAGCTTGATGATTTAATTTTTGAAAATCCAAAAACCTGGTGGCCTAACGGATATGGAGAACATCCTTTATATATTGTGAAATTTCAATTTGTTGATTCAGTCAATAATTTATTAGATGAAATATTTATAACAACTGGAATACGAGAAATTAAAACACAATGGAATAATGATACTAAGAGTAGGGAAGTTTTGGTGAATGGTCAGAAAATATTTATCAAAGGCGGTAACTGGATTTCATCGGATGCAATGTTGAGACTTTCTCAAGATCGTTACGATGCTGAAGTTCGTTTTCATCGTGATATGAATCTTAACTTAATCAGAATTTGGGGAGGAAGTTTAACAGAAAGACCCGAATTTTACAACTCTTGCGATAAATATGGGATCTTAGTATTTCAGGATTTTTGGATGTCAGGTGATTGTAATGGTAAATGGCTTGATCCAATGAAAAAAGAGGATCAATGGGTAAGAAGACAATATCCGAATGATCATAATTTGTTTCTAAGATCTGTTGATGATCAGGTAAAAATGATACGTAATCATCCTTCATTAGCTTTTTATTGTGGCGGTAATGAAATTCCTCCTCCGAAAGATATTTTAGATGTTATGGTCGATTCAATACTTCCTGCAATTGATAGTACTCGATATTTTTTTGATTATTCAAATGCCGAAAGTATGTCACATAACTTCATTGGCGGAAATGGTGACGGGACTTATCATATTCAGCCTTTAAGCTATTTTTGGGAAAAGAAATCTTTTTCATTTAATTCAGAAATAGGATCGGTTGGCGTTGGTGATTTTGAATCGCTTGAACGTTTTATTCCAAAGAAAGATTTAATACTTCCAAGCATGTCAAGGTCAAGTTCAGACTCAGTATGGAATTATCATAAACCAAGCTGGTACGGAAAATTTATGGATGCTTATGGAAAACCAAAAGATTTAAAAGATTTTGCAAATAAAGCACAGCTCCTAAACTATGATCAATACAGATGTTTGATGGAAGGCTATACTTCTCATATGTGGGACTGGTACACGGGTTTAATTATTTGGAAAACTCAAAATCCTTGGACTGCATTGCGAGGGCAAATGTATGATTATTATCTCGATCCAAATGCCGGATTATATGGCCTTAATCATGCAAATAAAAATCTGCATGTTATGTATAATCCTGTTGACGGAATGCTAAATGTTGCTAATCATACCTTTATTACTCAACATGATATAATGATACAAGCGAAAGTTTATGATATTGTTGGAAATGATTCTTTAGTATTTCAATGGTTTGTTGAAATTGCTCCAAGCACTTCACAAAAAATTGAATCGATAAAGAAAGTTTTGGATAATTTATTAAAAAACAAAGGAGGATTTTTATCTCTTCGTTTATTTAATTCTTCAAAAAAAATCTTAGATGAAAATCTTTATTGGCTACCTGATTCAACAGGGAATTACAGTGGTTTACAAGAAATTGAAATTTCAAATGTTGGTTTTAAAGCAAATGAAATAAGTAACGGTAGAATTGAATTAGTAATTAGTAATCCAAAGTATGAACCGGTTGCATTTTTTAACCGAATCTCGATTGTTAATAAGTCAACGCGGAAAAGGATTCTACCTGTTTTTTATAGTGATAATTATATTTCCGTATTACCCGGAGAAGAAAAAACTATCTTTATTGATTATAATAAAAATTTAGATATTAATGATTTGGAAGTTTCGGTTTTCGGCTGGAATGTTAAAGAACAATTTTTTGAAATAAATTAA